The nucleotide sequence CCTCCGGGCCCATCACCTCTTCCACCGGGATGTGGACTACATCGTAAAGGACGGACAGGTCATCATCGTGGACGAGTTTACCGGGCGGCTCATGCCCGGGCGTCGCTGGTCCGACGGTCTGCACCAGGCCATCGAGGCCAAGGAAGGGGTGCGCATCGAAAGCGAGAATCAGACCCTGGCCTCCATCACCTTCCAGAACTACTTTCGCATGTACGAGAAGCTGGCCGGCATGACCGGCACCGCCGAGACCGAGGCCGCGGAATTCAAGGAAATATACGATCTCGATGTGGTGGTCATCCCCACCCACAAACCCATGATCCGCATCGATTACCCGGATGTGGTCTATCGCACGGAGCGCGAAAAGTTCGAGGCCGTGGTGCGGGAGATCGAGGAGCTTTACCGTAAGGGGCGACCGGTGCTGGTGGGGACCACCAGTATTGAAAAGAGCGAACGCCTTTCGCGAATGCTCAAAAAGAAGAAGATTCCCCATCAGGTGCTCAACGCCAAGTATCACGAGCGCGAGGCCGCCATCATCGCCCAGGCCGGGCGCCCTCACGCCGTGACCATCGCCACCAACATGGCCGGCCGGGGGGTGGACATCCTTCTCGGGGGCAATCCCGAGGGGCTGGCCCGGGAGGAGCTCGAACGGGAGGGCTACGATCCTGCGGAGATCGACGAGCGGGCCTGGCGTGAGGCCCTGGCCATGGCGAAGGAGGGGCGGGATCCCACGGAAAAGTACCCTGAGCGCTGGGCCGAGGTCCTCTACGAAAAGGTCAAGCAGTGTCAGGCCGACTACGAAAAGGTAAAGGCCCTGGGCGGGCTTCACATCATCGGCACGGAACGGCACGAATCCCGACGGATAGACAATCAGCTCCGTGGGCGGGCCGGACGCCAGGGCGATCCCGGGTCATCCCGTTTTTACCTCTCTCTTGAGGACGAGCTCCTGCGGCTCTTCGGCTCCGACAAGATCAAGGGCCTCATGGACAAACTGGGCATGGAGGAAGGGGAACCCATCGAGCACCCCTGGCTATCCAAGGCCATCGAACAGGCCCAGAAGAAGGTGGAGGCCCACAACTTCGAGATCCGGAAGCACCTTCTCGAGTACGACGATGTCATGAACCTTCAGCGGGAGACCATCTACCGCCAGCGTCGCGAGATTCTGGGGGCCGAGTCGGTGAGGGACTGGATCCTCGACATGATCGCCGATGTATGCGAGGGGATCGTGGAGGAATTCCGGGAGGAAAAGACCCCTCCCTCCGAGTGGGATCTTGCGGGGCTTTCCGGGCGTTTCCGGGCCGTGTTCGGTTTTTCTCCCGATCTCTCCCGGGTCCCCGAAAGCGCCGAAGAACTCGCCGAGCACCTCAAGAAGGAGGCCCTTTCGGCTTACGAGGCCAGGGAACGCGAGATAGGTTCCGAGCTCCTGCGGCACCTCGAAAAGATGTTTCTCCTGCAGACCATCGATCTCCTGTGGAAGGATCACCTCCTCACCATGGATCACCTTCGGGAAAGCGTGGGGCTCCGTGGGTACGGTCAGAAGGACCCCCTTCAGGAGTACAAGCGCGAGGCCTACGAGCTCTTCACCGATCTTCTGGAACGCATAAAGATTCAGACTCTCACCTATCTTTACCGGGTGCAGGTGGTGCAGGAGGACGAGGTTCGGCGTCTGGAGGAGGAGCGGAGGCGGCGCGAGATGCGCCTCCGTTACGGTCGGGGCGAGGAGTCGGGCGAGGCCGAGAGGCCCAAACCGAAACCCATTCGCCGACAGAAGATCGGCCGCAACGATCCCTGCCCCTGCGGAAGCGGCAAAAAGTACAAGAAGTGTTGCGGAAGAAGAGAGGCCCGCGTGGCCGCGGCCTGAATTTACGACCACTCCAGGGCCATCTGTCTTAGCCGGAAGAGCCGATCGCGCAGGGCCGCCGCCTTCTCGAACTCGAGATTCCGGGCGGCCTTCTTCATTTCCTTTTCCACCCGGCGGATCTCCTTCCTGAGTTCCTCCAGACTCTCAAACCGGTCCTCGTCCTCCACCTCGAGGAGTTTCGGGAGATCCACATAGTCCGCCTCGGCGATGCGGGCCAGCGTGTCCTCCACCGCCTTGGTGATCGTGCGGGGGGTGATGCCGTGTCGGCGGTTGTATTCCTCCTGAATGCGCCGGCGACGGTTGGTCTCCTCGATGGCCTTTTTCATGGAAGGGGTGACGGTGTCGGCGTAAAGGATGACCGTGCCGTTTACATTCCGGGCCGCCCGGCCCATCATCTGGATGAGCGAACGCTCCGAGCGCAGAAACCCCTCCTTGTCCGCGTCCAGAATGGCCACCAGCGACACCTCCGGGAGGTCAAGCCCCTCGCGCAGGAGGTTGATCCCCACGAGAACATCAAAGACCCCCCGGCGCAGGTCCCTTATGATCCTTGCCCGCTCCAGGGTCTTTATGTCCGAGTGGAGGTACTTCACCTTAATTCCCAGATCGGCGTAGTACTCGGTCAACTCCTCGGCCATGCGCTTGGTGAGGGTGCAGACCAGGACGCGTTCGCCCCGGGCCACCCGTCGGCGGATTTCGCCCAGCAGATCGTCCACCTGGTTTTCCGCGGGTCGGACCTCCACCCGGGGATCGAGAAGACCCGTGGGCCTTATGATCTGTTCGATCACCCGGCCTCCGGACTTCTCAAGCTCGTAGGGGCCGGGGGTGGCCGAAACATAGATCACCTGGTTCACCCGGGCCTCGAACTCCTCAAAGGTCAGGGGCCGATTGTCAAGGGCCGAGGGAAGCCGGAAGCCGTATTCCACCAGGGTCTCCTTCCGGGATCTGTCCCCCCGATACATTCCGGCGAGCTGCGGAACGGTGATGTGACTCTCGTCGATGAAGATGAGAAAGTCGTCCGGAAAGTAATCGAGAAGGGTGTAAGGGGGCTCCCCCGGCCTGCGGCCGTCGAGATGACGGCTGTAATTCTCGATGCCGTGACAGTAGCCCATCTCCTCGAGCATCTCCAGGTCGTAGAGGGTGCGCTTTTTGAGGCGTTCGGCGTAGAGGTGCTGGCCCCGTTCCTCGAACCAGCGCACCCGCTCCTCCAGTTCCTTCCGGATCTCCTCGATGGCCCGCCGGAGCCGGTCCTCCCCGGTCACATAGTGGGTGGCCGGAAAGATAACGGTATCCCTGAGGCGTCCCAGCACCTTCCCCCGGAAGGGATCAATGACCTTGATGGCCTCGATTTCGTCCCCGAAAAGCTCGACGCGCAGCGCCCGTTTTTCTTCACTGGCCGGGAAGATCTCGATCACATCCCCGCGCACCCGGAAGGTCCCCCGTTTAAAGTCGTAGTCGTTGCGTTCGTAGTGCATGGTAACCAGGCGGCGGATTATCCGGTCCCGGGAAAGACTCTCCCCCACCCGCAGGTAGAGGTGCATCCGGGCGTATTCCTCGGGAGAGCCCAGGCCGTAAATGCAGGAAACGCTCGCCACCACGATCACATCCCGGCGGGAGAGTACCGCGGAGGTGGCCGCGTGCCTGAGACGATCTATGAGGTCGTTTATGGAGGCGTCCTTTTCGATGTAGGTGTCGGTGGCCGGGATGTAGGCCTCGGGCTGGTAGTAGTCGTAGTAGGACACGAAGTATTCCACGGCGTTTTCCGGGAAAAAACGGCGAAACTCGTGGTAGAGCTGGGCGGCCAGGGTCTTGTTCGGAGCGATGACCAGGGTGGGACGGTTGACCCGGGCGATCACATTGGCCATGGTAAAGGTCTTGCCGGAGCCGGTCACCCCGAGGAGCACCTGGTGTTTCACCCCGGAAAGAATCCCCTCCACCAGGGCCTCGATGGCCCGGGGCTGGTCCCCGGTGGGTTTCAGCTCCGTGGCCAGGTGGAACCTTTCCTCCCTAACCCGCGGCCCGTAAAACATGACTATCAAGGAAAGTGCTTATAAATGTCTTTTCTATGCAAAATGCGAACAAAAATTACCGTGTCTTCTTCAATCTCTAGGCCTATTCTGTAGTCTCCAATCTTAATTCTCCATTGGTTTGATCCGCTTCTCAATTTTTCCAAATCTCCTTTAAACTCTGCTATCTCTCCTATGTTTTCCAATATTTCTATCGTATCCTTTACCTTTGCCAAAACAGTTTTATCTTTGATTTTCTTCAAATCCCTCTTAAAGCTTTTCTCAAACTTTACTTTCATTTGGAAAGTATTTCCATTATTTCGTCCTTGCTTACAAAATCACCTTTTCTTCCCTCTTCAATTGCCTTACTTAGAGCAACATCTTCTATGACCTCCTCCACGATTTCTTTAAACAGTTCGCGCTTCTCCATCATAATTTTAAGTAAAACTTCTTCCAAAATGGCTTTAAGTTCCTGCTCTTTCAAGGTTATTTGCATTTTTTTCCTCCTGATAAAGCGTGTTTTATGATGGTCGGCGGAAAAGTCTGGCGAAGGGGAAGTTGATGGCGCAGGGGCCGAGGTGGAAGGTGAAATCCTCCCGCACGAACACCCCACGGCTCCGATAACGCCCCCCGGAAAGCTCGAAGACCTCGGCCTCCTCCCGATCCGGGTCCACCAGCACATAGTACTTCACTCCGGCCTCCTGATATAGGTTGAACTTGAGGATGCGGTCCTTGGCGGCGGTGGCCGCGGAAAGCACCTCGAAGACCAGGACCGGGGCCTCGGTGAGGGGTCCGTCCTCGGGGAGCTTTCCGCAGAAGACCAGGTTGTCCGGCTGCACCACCGTGTCCTCGGCGATCTTCCAGTCCACCGGAAGAAGGGCCACGCACCCGGGACAGTCCGCCTCCTCCAAGGCCTCCTCGAGAAGACGATGGACGCGTCCGCTCAACAGCTGATGTTTGGGGCGGGGCAAGGGGGCCATGGCGTAGGGCACCCCCTGAATGAGCTCCCACCGCCCCTCCCATTGACGGTAGTCCTCGTAGGTGTAATGGGGAAAGGCCCTCAAGATCCCCGGCGAACCCATGGGCCTCCTCCATAAAGAGGTTCTTTTACTTTTCATTATAGCCGATTTTTTCGAGATATCTCTCCGTCCATCTTTCCAGGTCCTTTTTGATCCGGTGGAGGGGTTTTCTTTCCTTCAAAGCCACTCCGGCCAGGTCCTCGTGTTCGGGTTTGGCCTTGAGGCGGCCCGAGGGGGTTCGAGCCAGTTTGAGGCGCACCGTCCCGTAAGGGGTTTCCATTTCCCGCACCTCCCGCGGGAGAACGCGCCTTTTCACCCGTCGGATACGCACGCCCAGAGTGGAGGTCTCCTCCAGAACGAGGTCGGAAAGCCGGGAGACCTCCTCCGGGCGGCAGAGCACCTCGAGCCTCACCCCGGGCCGGCCCTTTTTCATGAAGCGGGGGGAAAATCCCACATCGAGAGCCCCTGCCGAAAGGAGCCTTTCGGCCACATGGGCCAGGGTCTCCGGGGTCTCGTCGTCGAGATCGGTGACTATTTCGCAGACCTCTTCTTTTCCGATGCGGGAGGAGGTTCCCACCAGGAGGCGCAGGAGGTTGGGACGGGTGCTCAGCTCGTGATGGCCGGCCCCGAGGCCCACCGTCTCGAGGGACATTTCGGGGAGGGGGCCGAAGCCCCGGGCGAGCACCCGCACCAGGGCCGCTCCGGTGGGGGTCACGGTTTCCAGGCGTTCCTCCACGCCGTAGACCGGCACGCCCCTGAGGATCTCCAGGGTGGCCGGTGCCGGGAGGGGAAGCA is from Thermosulfurimonas sp. F29 and encodes:
- the secA gene encoding preprotein translocase subunit SecA; this encodes MGLFTRIAAKIVGTKNERELKKLRPLVERINALEPEMRRLSDAELAAKTAEFKERLSRGATLDELLPEAFAVVREAARRVLGMRHFDVQLMGGIVLHQGKIAEMKTGEGKTLVATLPAYLNALTGKGVHIVTVNDYLARRDAEWMGPVYRFLGLSVGYIVSGMDDAERKQAYACDITYGTNNEFGFDYLRDNMKYSLEDMVQRGHYYAIVDEVDSILIDEARTPLIISGPSEESTEIYYEIDKLVRQLKKDVHFTVEEKTKTVVLTEEGVAEVERLLGIPNLYDPRHVNLVHLIHQALRAHHLFHRDVDYIVKDGQVIIVDEFTGRLMPGRRWSDGLHQAIEAKEGVRIESENQTLASITFQNYFRMYEKLAGMTGTAETEAAEFKEIYDLDVVVIPTHKPMIRIDYPDVVYRTEREKFEAVVREIEELYRKGRPVLVGTTSIEKSERLSRMLKKKKIPHQVLNAKYHEREAAIIAQAGRPHAVTIATNMAGRGVDILLGGNPEGLAREELEREGYDPAEIDERAWREALAMAKEGRDPTEKYPERWAEVLYEKVKQCQADYEKVKALGGLHIIGTERHESRRIDNQLRGRAGRQGDPGSSRFYLSLEDELLRLFGSDKIKGLMDKLGMEEGEPIEHPWLSKAIEQAQKKVEAHNFEIRKHLLEYDDVMNLQRETIYRQRREILGAESVRDWILDMIADVCEGIVEEFREEKTPPSEWDLAGLSGRFRAVFGFSPDLSRVPESAEELAEHLKKEALSAYEAREREIGSELLRHLEKMFLLQTIDLLWKDHLLTMDHLRESVGLRGYGQKDPLQEYKREAYELFTDLLERIKIQTLTYLYRVQVVQEDEVRRLEEERRRREMRLRYGRGEESGEAERPKPKPIRRQKIGRNDPCPCGSGKKYKKCCGRREARVAAA
- the uvrB gene encoding excinuclease ABC subunit UvrB encodes the protein MFYGPRVREERFHLATELKPTGDQPRAIEALVEGILSGVKHQVLLGVTGSGKTFTMANVIARVNRPTLVIAPNKTLAAQLYHEFRRFFPENAVEYFVSYYDYYQPEAYIPATDTYIEKDASINDLIDRLRHAATSAVLSRRDVIVVASVSCIYGLGSPEEYARMHLYLRVGESLSRDRIIRRLVTMHYERNDYDFKRGTFRVRGDVIEIFPASEEKRALRVELFGDEIEAIKVIDPFRGKVLGRLRDTVIFPATHYVTGEDRLRRAIEEIRKELEERVRWFEERGQHLYAERLKKRTLYDLEMLEEMGYCHGIENYSRHLDGRRPGEPPYTLLDYFPDDFLIFIDESHITVPQLAGMYRGDRSRKETLVEYGFRLPSALDNRPLTFEEFEARVNQVIYVSATPGPYELEKSGGRVIEQIIRPTGLLDPRVEVRPAENQVDDLLGEIRRRVARGERVLVCTLTKRMAEELTEYYADLGIKVKYLHSDIKTLERARIIRDLRRGVFDVLVGINLLREGLDLPEVSLVAILDADKEGFLRSERSLIQMMGRAARNVNGTVILYADTVTPSMKKAIEETNRRRRIQEEYNRRHGITPRTITKAVEDTLARIAEADYVDLPKLLEVEDEDRFESLEELRKEIRRVEKEMKKAARNLEFEKAAALRDRLFRLRQMALEWS
- a CDS encoding type II toxin-antitoxin system RelE/ParE family toxin, whose product is MKVKFEKSFKRDLKKIKDKTVLAKVKDTIEILENIGEIAEFKGDLEKLRSGSNQWRIKIGDYRIGLEIEEDTVIFVRILHRKDIYKHFP
- a CDS encoding Uma2 family endonuclease, with product MGSPGILRAFPHYTYEDYRQWEGRWELIQGVPYAMAPLPRPKHQLLSGRVHRLLEEALEEADCPGCVALLPVDWKIAEDTVVQPDNLVFCGKLPEDGPLTEAPVLVFEVLSAATAAKDRILKFNLYQEAGVKYYVLVDPDREEAEVFELSGGRYRSRGVFVREDFTFHLGPCAINFPFARLFRRPS
- the larC gene encoding nickel pincer cofactor biosynthesis protein LarC, with the protein product MTERENKRAYLQAVGGVAGDMFLAALIAAGVPEEDLSTFLSTLPGGLILKTERVSVAGISALRVRLSAAEPGGLPSRFAEFMALLDRLDLSEGLREKARGVFRRIFEAEARVHGVSLEAVNLHELSAWDTLGDVLGVLWGLERLGITELYVSPLPLGQGLIHTAHGVLPLPAPATLEILRGVPVYGVEERLETVTPTGAALVRVLARGFGPLPEMSLETVGLGAGHHELSTRPNLLRLLVGTSSRIGKEEVCEIVTDLDDETPETLAHVAERLLSAGALDVGFSPRFMKKGRPGVRLEVLCRPEEVSRLSDLVLEETSTLGVRIRRVKRRVLPREVREMETPYGTVRLKLARTPSGRLKAKPEHEDLAGVALKERKPLHRIKKDLERWTERYLEKIGYNEK